One Peromyscus leucopus breed LL Stock chromosome 2, UCI_PerLeu_2.1, whole genome shotgun sequence DNA window includes the following coding sequences:
- the LOC114703289 gene encoding olfactory receptor 13J1 yields the protein METSNRTTASEFILKGFSGYPALEHLLFPLCSAMYLVTLLGNTAIVAVSILDARLHTPMYFFLGNLSILDICYTSTFVPLMLVHLLSSRKTISFTGCAIQMCLSLSTGSTECLLLAIMAYDRYLAICQPLRYPVLMSHRLCLVLAGASWVLCLVKSVTETVIAMRLPFCGHHVIRHFTCEILAVLKLACGDTAVSDAFLLVGAILLLPVPLTLICLSYMLILATILRVPSATGRRKAFSTCSAHLAVVLLFYSTIIFMYMKPKSKEARISDQVFTVLYAVVTPMLNPIIYSLRNKEVKEAARKVWGSRWACR from the coding sequence ATGGAGACCAGCAACAGGACAACAGCCTCTGAGTTCATCTTGAAGGGGTTTTCTGGCTACCCTGCCCTGGagcacctcctctttcctctgtgcTCAGCCATGTACCTGGTGACCCTGCTGGGGAACACTGCCATTGTAGCCGTGAGCATCTTGGATGCCCGCCTGCACACGCCCATGTACTTCTTTCTGGGCAATCTTTCCATTTTGGACATCTGCTACACATCTACTTTTGTGCCCCTGATGCTGGTCCACCTCCTGTCATCCCGGAAGACCATCTCCTTTACTGGCTGTGCCATCCAGATGTGTTTGAGCCTTTCCACGGGCTCCACGGAGTGCCTGCTGCTTGCCatcatggcctatgaccgctaccTGGCCATTTGCCAACCACTCAGGTACCCTGTGCTCATGAGCCACAGGCTCTGCTTGGTGCTGGCAGGAGCCTCCTGGGTACTCTGCCTCGTCAAGTCGGTGACGGAAACAGTCATTGCCATGAGGCTGCCTTTCTGTGGCCACCATGTGATCAGACACTTCACCTGCGAGATCCTGGCCGTGCTGAAgctggcctgtggggatacagCCGTCAGCGACGCCTTCCTGCTGGTGGGTGCCATCCTCCTCCTGCCTGTCCCCCTGACCCTCATCTGCCTGTCCTACATGCTAATCCTGGCCACCATCCTGAGGGTGCCCTCAGCCACGGGACGCCGCaaagccttctccacctgctcCGCACACCTGGCCGTCGTCCTGCTCTTCTACAGCACCATCATCTTCATGTACATGAAACCCAAGAGCAAGGAGGCCCGCATCTCCGACCAGGTCTTCACGGTCCTCTACGCTGTGGTCACACCCATGTTGAACCCCatcatctacagcctgaggaacaaggaGGTGAAGGAGGCTGCCAGGAAAGTGTGGGGCAGTAGATGGGCCTGTAGGTGA